The region CGACGCCTTACTCGGCGACGCGGTTCTTCGTGCCGAAGTTTCTGGCGATGGCGCCCGTGATAATTCGGGCGATGCACCGGGAGGCGCGGAACGTCCGGCTTCTCTTGGCGGAGCGGGATTTCGACCTGATTCTGAGCGATAACCGGTTCAACGTGTGCTCGCGGGAGATTCCGAGTTTCCTCATATCGCATCAACTGCGGTTTCACGCGCCCCCTGCCCTTCGGCCGTTCCGGTTCGTCGCGGAACTTTTCAACTATTTCTACCACCGGCGATTCCGCGCGGTGATCGTACCGGACTATGCGGACCCGGTGGAGAACCTTTCGGGGCAACTGGCGCACGGCCTCTGGTTCGCGCGCCGGCGGAGGATTTACTACGCGGGGATTCTGTCGAGCGTCCGGCGGATGGACGTGGCGGAGGATGTGGACGTCTTCATCTCCGTCTCCGGACCGGAACCGCAGAGAACGGAACTCGAGCGGATCGTCCTTGAGCGCGTCGAGGAGTGTCCGGGCGGCCGCATTGTGGTCACGCTGGGGAAGCCCGAGGTGAAGGAGACGCGGCAAATCGGGGAACGGATCCAGGTGCACGGGTACCTCGACCGCGCGGGGCAAGAGGAGATGATGAACCGGGCGAAACTGACCGTGTGCCGGAGCGGATACACGACGGTGATGGAACTCGCGGAACTGGGGAAGAAGGCGCTTTTCATTCCGACGCCGGGCCAGACGGAGCAGGAGTACCTGGCGTGGTATTACGCGCGGCGGGGATGGTTCCATGCGGCGAGCCAATACCGCCTGGATTTGCCGAAGGACATCGAGCGGGCGCGGGCGATGGCGGGGTTGCCGTTCCGCGCGGACACGCGGGCGAACGTGGAGAAGTTGTACGCGGAGGTTTTTGCGCCGGCGCTGGGGTGACACGGGCACAGGTGGCGCAGGTGAAAGGAGTCCCGGGGATTCACTTCGTTCATCCCCGGGCTTTAATGGCGCGCGCGGGGTGTTAGACGTTGAAGAGGCGTTTGGGGTTGTCGCGCAAGAGGAGGCGTGCGGTTTCGACGGCCTGCATCTCGGTCATGAGGCCGGTCTCGACGAAATCGCGGGCGAGAACCCGTGCGAGGACCCGGCGGTACATGTTGAACTTCGGCAGGCCGAACTCGACCTTGTACATGTCGCTATAATATCCGATGAGTTTCACCTTCGGGACGGCCTCGAGGCGCGCGCGCAACTCGTTCTCGATGTGGACGGGGATGTTGGCGTACCACCAGTGGCCGGAGGGTTTGACGTTCGGAAAGATCCAGGCGAAGGTCGCGAGTTCGTGGCTCCAGACGGCGGAGAGGACGGAGACGGCGAAATCGACGTCGGGGTGTCGGCGGAAGAGGTCGGCGTAGGCGATGAGGCTTCCGCGGTGCGAAAGCAGGTCGCGTCCGCCCTCGACGCCGGCGGGATAGACGTTCCTCACGACGCCGATCATAAGTTGCATCGGCCGTTTGAAGATGGCGCAGGCCTGGACGACCGTCTCGAAGGCGAAGGCGGCGAGTTCGTCGGCCTCGCCAGGCGAGAGGTCTTTGCCGCGCGCGGCACGGGCGAGGGCTTTGGCGGCGGCCTTTTCGTCCGGGGGCCGCGGCACGAAATCGGGCGGGAGGCTGATGGCGGCGGAGGCGGCCCCCTGCCCCGTGAAGTAGCGGAAGAGCCAGCCGACCGCGTCGCGCAGATCGTTCGGCGAGGCGACCTCGATGCCGGTCTTGACGGCGAGGCGTCGGCGGACGGCGGCGTCGCCCGCCTGAAACACGAGGTCGTCGGCGCGGAGGCAGGGGACGAAGACGGTCGGGTCGACCTCGGAGAGGTCCTCGTCGAAGAGGTTGGTGAGGAAGACCTTTTCGAGGTTGGCCTTGGCGAGGACGGTGCGGTAGCGGTGGGTCTGTTTGCCGGCCTCGGCGACGGCCTGGGCGAGTTCGGTCCAGTTCTGGGCGGTGAGGCGCGGGGCGCGAAAGGCAAAGAGTTCCCTGGCGGCCTCGACGAGCCAACTGTGCTGAACGGTGTTGTCGAGGGTGGCGAGGCGCGAGACCATCTCGGCGATGCGGTCGGCCTCGGAGCGGCGCGGGTCGACGGCGTCGGCGGGCATTCCGGCGGAGTGGGCCAACTCGGTGTAATAGTGGTATCCGAGGAGGTCGGCGAGGGAGCGGGCGTGGGGGGCCTGATGGGGGACGTGGCTGTGGCAGTCGATGGCGCGGATGGCGAGGATTTCGCCAGCCAGACGTCGTTCCAGGTCGCTCATGGGTTCCCCTTTGTCGGCACGGACGCGGGTCTCGGACCATTATACGGCCTGGCGCGGGCGACGCAACGAAAGGTGCGGGTGAAAGGCGTCCCGGGGATTCGTCCCGGCGCGCCGGGACTCATCCCCGGGCGTTGAACTGCGCTCATCCCCGGGCGTTGAACGGACGCTAAGCCGCAAGCGGTACGACGACTGGCATTTCGCGAGAAGCGCCGTATAATGTAAGGGAGAAGGAGGCGCTATGGCGCGGGTCGAAAGGGTCCGGGTGAACTGGGATCACTGGGACCTCGTATCGTGGTTCGGGCGGCCGATCGCGGAGGCGACGAGCGAGCGCCCGCGCGAGGAC is a window of Planctomycetota bacterium DNA encoding:
- a CDS encoding glycosyltransferase, coding for MKRILVSPLSWGLGHATRDLPIIRYFLERGHHVTIAASDRALALLRHEAPGCEFLELADYPTPYSATRFFVPKFLAMAPVIIRAMHREARNVRLLLAERDFDLILSDNRFNVCSREIPSFLISHQLRFHAPPALRPFRFVAELFNYFYHRRFRAVIVPDYADPVENLSGQLAHGLWFARRRRIYYAGILSSVRRMDVAEDVDVFISVSGPEPQRTELERIVLERVEECPGGRIVVTLGKPEVKETRQIGERIQVHGYLDRAGQEEMMNRAKLTVCRSGYTTVMELAELGKKALFIPTPGQTEQEYLAWYYARRGWFHAASQYRLDLPKDIERARAMAGLPFRADTRANVEKLYAEVFAPALG
- a CDS encoding glucuronate isomerase; translated protein: MSDLERRLAGEILAIRAIDCHSHVPHQAPHARSLADLLGYHYYTELAHSAGMPADAVDPRRSEADRIAEMVSRLATLDNTVQHSWLVEAARELFAFRAPRLTAQNWTELAQAVAEAGKQTHRYRTVLAKANLEKVFLTNLFDEDLSEVDPTVFVPCLRADDLVFQAGDAAVRRRLAVKTGIEVASPNDLRDAVGWLFRYFTGQGAASAAISLPPDFVPRPPDEKAAAKALARAARGKDLSPGEADELAAFAFETVVQACAIFKRPMQLMIGVVRNVYPAGVEGGRDLLSHRGSLIAYADLFRRHPDVDFAVSVLSAVWSHELATFAWIFPNVKPSGHWWYANIPVHIENELRARLEAVPKVKLIGYYSDMYKVEFGLPKFNMYRRVLARVLARDFVETGLMTEMQAVETARLLLRDNPKRLFNV